One part of the Humulus lupulus chromosome 9, drHumLupu1.1, whole genome shotgun sequence genome encodes these proteins:
- the LOC133799338 gene encoding uncharacterized protein LOC133799338, whose product MATLIMTCWAIWKARNDMVWKQLQPSVDRVLSISQSCLHQWLEAQKYFHPSQMFQRGVAYQERWTKPHDGMMKINVDVSVHATENRFGFGCVARDSNGLFLEALCGRRRGKVSAVLGEALSIKEALSWIQRKDWANVIVESDCLVVVHAIQHQVQMFSPLGLIISDCCSFLSSLKNVSIFFVKRSANQVAHFLATAPEFTTDCILNQEHLPALCNSLLLADLA is encoded by the coding sequence ATGGCTACTCTTATCATGACATGTTGGGCTATCTGGAAAGCTAGGAACGATATGGTTTGGAAGCAGCTGCAACCTTCGGTTGATCGAGTTTTGTCCATAAGCCAGTCCTGTCTTCATCAGTGGTTAGAAGCTCAGAAGTATTTCCATCCCTCTCAGATGTTTCAAAGGGGCGTTGCATACCAGGAGCGTTGGACTAAACCTCACGATGGAATGATGAAGATCAATGTTGATGTGTCTGTTCATGCAACAGAGAATAGATTTGGCTTTGGTTGTGTGGCGAGGGATAGCAATGGTCTCTTTCTTGAAGCTCTGTGTGGTCGTAGGAGAGGCAAGGTTTCTGCGGTGTTGGGTGAAGCTCTTAGCATCAAGGAAGCTCTTAGTTGGATCCAGAGGAAAGATTGGGCTAATGTTATAGTTGAGTCTGACTGTTTAGTTGTAGTGCATGCTATTCAACATCAGGTTCAGATGTTTTCACCTTTAGGCCTGATTATTTCTGACTGTTGTAGCTTCCTTTCTAGTCTTAAGAATGTCTCTATCTTCTTTGTTAAACGATCCGCGAATCAGGTGGCTCACTTTTTAGCTACAGCACCTGAATTCACAACTGATTGTATTCTTAATCAGGAGCATCTTCCTGCTCTTTGTAATTCTCTTTTATTAGCCGATTTGGCTTAG
- the LOC133799339 gene encoding uncharacterized protein LOC133799339 yields MEDDNMENFVSYTNILLLSHEKLMNNNHTDAKADIDNLLAEVHIPSSLFYLSQEIINYGVKMWIDINYNFSVKVNVNIFVDELPIEPPNDDDGNDDGDDDNEYEYENEIDDIAIDFIPTSENSLERLEEVQIKDDPVFCSICLDNILVDSNVTKLPCTHSYHEKCIVK; encoded by the coding sequence ATGGAAGACGATAACATGGAAAATTTTGTCAGTTATACAAATATTCTATTGCTTTCACACGAGAAATTGATGAACAACAACCATACCGATGCCAAAGCGGACATAGACAACTTGCTTGCAGAGGTTCATATTCCTTCTTCCCTCTTTTATCTATCACAAGAAATTATTAATTACGGTGTAAAGATGTGGATTGatataaattataatttcagTGTAAAAGTGAATGTTAATATTTTTGTTGATGAGCTACCTATTGAACCACCTAATGATGATGATGGCAATGATGATGGCGATGATGATAATGAGTATGAATATGAGAATGAGATAGATGATATCGCTATCGATTTCATACCAACGAGTGAAAATTCGCTCGAGAGATTGGAAGAAGTGCAAATTAAGGATGACCCAGTTTTTTGTTCAATTTGTTTAGATAATATTTTGGTTGACTCCAATGTTACTAAGTTGCCATGCACACATAGCTATCATGAAAAATGTATTGTTAAGTGA